One Haloplanus vescus DNA window includes the following coding sequences:
- a CDS encoding phytoene desaturase family protein — protein sequence MDGSPAIGSADGRSVVVVGSGFGGLSTACYLADAGADVTVLEKNEQLGGRASRLHADGFRFDMGPSWYLMPDVFEDFFGDFGRTPSQYYELERLDPHYRIFFKDGDQVDLVPDIDQNRQLFESYEPGAGEALDDYLDQAAYTYDVGMEHFVYEDRSRLRDYVDSDVLRYARGLSLLGTMQGHVEDYFDHPKLQQIVQYSLVFLGGAPNNTPALYNLMSHVDFNLGVYYPENGLGGVVDGVVAMAEELGVDFRTGHPVSEIRGREGGFAVRTEDGREFFPDEVVSNADYAHTEQELLVPEDRQYDADYWDSRTYAPSAFLLYLGVEGDVADLEHHTLVLPTDWDDHFDTIFSDDPSWPEDPAYYLCVPSKTDDSVAPEGHSNLFALVPIAPGLDDGPERRQQFRDLLLDDIADHTGVDLRDRIVFEKSFCVSDFAERYNSTKGTALGLAHTLRQTSLLRPPHVSDEVDGLYFTGSYTTPGIGVPMCLISGRLTAETMARERR from the coding sequence ATGGACGGTAGCCCGGCGATAGGGTCGGCCGATGGTCGGTCGGTCGTCGTCGTCGGCAGTGGCTTCGGCGGCCTCTCGACGGCCTGCTATCTCGCCGACGCCGGTGCCGACGTGACTGTGTTGGAGAAAAACGAACAGCTCGGCGGGCGCGCGAGCCGATTACACGCCGACGGCTTCCGCTTCGACATGGGCCCCTCGTGGTATCTCATGCCCGACGTGTTCGAGGACTTCTTCGGCGACTTCGGGCGGACACCGAGTCAGTACTACGAACTCGAACGACTCGACCCCCACTATCGCATCTTCTTCAAAGACGGCGACCAAGTCGACCTCGTCCCCGACATCGACCAGAACCGCCAGCTCTTCGAGTCCTACGAACCCGGCGCGGGCGAGGCTCTCGACGACTACCTCGACCAAGCGGCCTACACCTACGACGTGGGCATGGAACATTTCGTCTACGAAGACCGCTCCCGCCTCCGCGATTACGTCGACTCCGACGTGCTCCGATACGCGCGCGGCCTCTCCCTGCTTGGGACGATGCAGGGCCACGTCGAGGACTACTTCGACCATCCCAAACTCCAGCAAATCGTCCAGTACTCGCTGGTCTTCCTCGGCGGCGCGCCGAACAACACGCCCGCGCTCTACAACCTGATGAGCCACGTCGATTTCAACCTCGGCGTCTACTACCCCGAGAACGGACTCGGCGGCGTCGTCGACGGCGTGGTCGCCATGGCCGAGGAACTCGGCGTCGACTTCCGAACCGGCCACCCCGTTTCGGAGATTAGGGGCCGAGAGGGTGGCTTCGCCGTCCGCACCGAAGACGGACGCGAGTTCTTCCCCGACGAGGTGGTGTCGAACGCCGACTACGCCCACACCGAACAGGAGTTGCTCGTCCCCGAGGACCGCCAGTACGACGCCGACTACTGGGACTCCCGCACCTACGCCCCTTCCGCGTTCCTCCTGTATCTCGGCGTCGAGGGCGACGTCGCAGACCTCGAACACCACACGCTCGTCCTCCCGACCGACTGGGACGACCACTTCGACACCATCTTCAGCGACGACCCCTCGTGGCCCGAGGACCCCGCATACTACCTCTGCGTTCCCTCGAAGACGGACGACAGCGTCGCTCCCGAGGGCCACAGCAACCTGTTCGCCCTCGTCCCCATCGCGCCGGGACTGGACGACGGCCCCGAACGACGCCAGCAGTTCCGCGACCTGTTGCTCGACGACATCGCCGACCACACCGGCGTCGACCTGCGCGACCGCATAGTCTTCGAGAAGTCCTTCTGTGTCTCCGACTTCGCCGAGCGCTACAACAGCACCAAGGGGACCGCACTCGGCCTCGCGCACACCCTGCGACAGACCTCGCTCCTCCGCCCACCCCACGTCTCCGACGAGGTGGACGGCCTCTACTTCACGGGGTCGTACACCACGCCGGGCATCGGCGTCCCCATGTGTCTCATCAGCGGACGGCTGACGGCCGAGACGATGGCACGCGAACGCCGATGA
- a CDS encoding FAD-dependent oxidoreductase, with protein MERDPFVVVGGDAAGLSAASKFRRETNRDVVVFERGQWVSYAHCGLPYFVEGSVDRLTDLLSLSPSDIAERGIDLRRGHEVVAVDPAARTVTVDAGDERFDQPYSELLVATGARATTGDFDASLDGVFTIHGLDSAAALDAYLTAPDAYDPARLGDGPVDEARVTHNAALDPPTRAAIVGGGYVGVEMAEALTARGVAVHLFQRSGHVLQPFGAAVAERVEPHLTERGVTVHTDATVDRLVGDERIEAIVADGERFPVELAVLGVGVRPNTAVLDGTGVARGPNGAIRTDAYGRTSLPAVHAAGDVATARHAVTGTETWIPLGLTANRAGRAVGATVAGDPTPVGDVAGTAVVKAFEMECGRVGIVDEAAAADAGFDPVSETITAGSRSGYYPGGDETTVTLVADRTTGRVLGGAIAGRDRAAIRVDTLATAIEADLTVAELERLDLAYAPPFSPVWDPVLVAAKVVTGKL; from the coding sequence ATGGAGCGTGACCCGTTCGTCGTCGTCGGTGGCGACGCCGCCGGCCTGAGTGCGGCGAGCAAGTTCCGACGCGAGACCAACCGCGACGTCGTCGTCTTCGAACGCGGCCAGTGGGTGTCCTACGCCCACTGTGGCCTCCCCTACTTCGTCGAGGGGTCGGTCGACCGACTGACCGACCTCCTCTCGCTCTCGCCGAGCGACATCGCCGAGCGAGGCATCGACCTGCGCCGCGGACACGAGGTGGTGGCCGTCGACCCCGCGGCCCGGACCGTCACCGTCGACGCCGGCGACGAGCGATTCGACCAGCCCTACAGCGAGTTGCTGGTGGCGACGGGCGCGCGGGCGACGACCGGCGACTTCGACGCGTCGCTCGACGGCGTCTTCACGATTCACGGCCTCGACAGCGCCGCCGCACTCGACGCGTATCTCACCGCCCCCGACGCCTACGACCCCGCCCGCCTCGGCGACGGCCCCGTCGACGAGGCCCGCGTGACTCACAACGCGGCGCTCGACCCGCCGACGCGAGCGGCCATCGTCGGCGGCGGCTACGTCGGTGTCGAGATGGCCGAGGCGCTGACCGCCCGCGGCGTGGCGGTCCACCTCTTCCAGCGCTCGGGGCACGTCCTCCAACCGTTCGGCGCGGCCGTCGCCGAGCGAGTGGAACCACACCTCACCGAACGGGGTGTGACCGTCCACACCGACGCGACGGTCGACCGCCTCGTCGGCGACGAGCGAATCGAAGCAATCGTCGCCGACGGCGAGCGTTTCCCCGTCGAACTCGCGGTTCTCGGCGTCGGCGTCCGCCCGAACACCGCCGTCCTCGACGGGACGGGCGTCGCCCGCGGCCCGAACGGCGCGATACGGACCGACGCCTACGGGCGGACGAGTCTGCCCGCCGTCCACGCGGCGGGTGACGTGGCGACGGCGCGACACGCAGTAACCGGGACGGAGACGTGGATTCCGCTCGGACTGACGGCCAACCGCGCGGGGCGAGCGGTCGGCGCCACTGTTGCCGGCGACCCCACGCCCGTCGGCGACGTGGCGGGGACGGCGGTGGTGAAGGCCTTCGAGATGGAGTGTGGACGGGTCGGTATCGTCGACGAGGCGGCGGCCGCCGACGCGGGGTTCGACCCCGTAAGTGAGACGATTACCGCGGGGTCGCGGTCCGGGTACTACCCCGGTGGCGACGAAACGACGGTAACCCTCGTCGCCGACCGCACGACCGGGCGCGTCCTCGGCGGCGCCATCGCCGGCCGGGACCGCGCCGCAATTCGCGTCGACACGCTCGCGACGGCCATCGAGGCGGATCTGACCGTCGCGGAACTCGAACGCCTCGATTTGGCCTACGCCCCGCCGTTCAGCCCCGTCTGGGACCCCGTCCTCGTCGCCGCGAAAGTCGTGACCGGGAAGCTGTAG
- a CDS encoding ZIP family metal transporter produces MRRISVVGGAAVGALVALSALAASAGTWKLLGISWVAFLAMALGIPLGRRSWGGRSWALVWGYGLAAGAMVTSAAVFLVPQAIGHHTTFGGFGIALGLLIGFAGHTIGHRLAHYDFPLDRTAAALTAHSLSAGVIIGIVYGNMPELGPVLGLAIVSHKGPAGYAAARRLAANDRDPTLLLLPAAGVGIAAIVSSLIQLPAVPALRGVVFGFAAGLFLHVAMDFLPRCEIGSDVHELLTVSGDAHELLDQLRVHAVLSTGLGGVAVFLAWLLVS; encoded by the coding sequence ATGAGACGAATATCGGTCGTCGGTGGTGCCGCCGTCGGTGCCTTGGTCGCCCTCTCCGCACTCGCGGCGTCCGCCGGCACGTGGAAGCTTCTCGGTATCTCGTGGGTCGCCTTTCTCGCTATGGCTCTTGGCATCCCTCTCGGGCGTCGGTCGTGGGGCGGGCGCTCGTGGGCGCTCGTGTGGGGGTACGGACTCGCCGCCGGTGCGATGGTGACGAGTGCTGCCGTCTTTCTCGTCCCGCAGGCCATCGGCCATCACACTACCTTCGGCGGGTTCGGCATCGCCCTCGGATTGCTGATCGGTTTCGCCGGCCACACCATCGGCCACCGACTGGCACACTATGACTTCCCACTCGACCGGACTGCTGCGGCGCTCACGGCCCACTCGCTCTCTGCGGGCGTCATCATCGGTATCGTCTACGGAAACATGCCCGAACTCGGGCCGGTCCTCGGCCTCGCTATCGTCTCGCACAAGGGCCCGGCGGGGTACGCGGCGGCCCGCCGACTCGCCGCCAACGACCGCGACCCGACGCTCTTGCTCCTGCCAGCCGCTGGCGTCGGCATCGCGGCCATCGTCTCCAGTCTGATTCAACTCCCCGCCGTCCCCGCGCTTCGCGGCGTCGTCTTCGGCTTCGCGGCCGGGCTATTCCTCCACGTCGCCATGGACTTCCTCCCCCGGTGTGAAATCGGGAGCGACGTGCACGAACTCCTCACCGTCTCGGGTGACGCGCACGAACTGCTGGACCAACTTCGGGTCCACGCTGTCCTCAGTACGGGACTGGGCGGCGTCGCCGTCTTCCTCGCTTGGCTTCTCGTCAGCTAG
- a CDS encoding DUF7490 domain-containing protein: protein MRRETTLAAGAAVVALLAVVGAVVAPGALANPSEDRPVRPGPVDIAGMDISSGEVTGDTVTLRVDTQLSHRGPPTRNVSLRVQAIDTESGLVATTRTVDVGDLTEERETAVPTNLTVEREGGYRIQAVVYRDGQRVDSGQRELQGLEALQPPYAQSDVQFASADALPPVAFSIAETDGNRTTLDLQMALTNTGDDQPENLRVTATLRQADSNIVANRADVAVGSIRPGRTETVSTQLTVPDGYNYYIDVVLWKDGVVIDSARGAANLDPTETISVNETQRDVELRVSDFSGGSGADRPRPEETEMATSGGGPGFGVVVAVVALLAAALLVRRQTNE from the coding sequence ATGCGCCGTGAAACAACGCTTGCCGCGGGTGCGGCGGTCGTGGCCCTTCTCGCCGTCGTCGGCGCCGTCGTCGCGCCCGGGGCCCTCGCCAATCCCAGTGAGGACCGCCCGGTCCGACCCGGACCGGTCGACATCGCGGGGATGGACATCTCGTCGGGCGAGGTGACCGGTGATACGGTCACGCTCCGCGTCGACACCCAGTTGTCACACCGTGGGCCGCCGACGCGGAACGTGAGTCTCCGCGTGCAGGCCATCGACACGGAGTCGGGGCTGGTCGCGACCACCCGGACCGTCGACGTCGGCGACCTGACCGAGGAGCGCGAGACGGCGGTGCCGACGAACCTGACCGTCGAACGCGAAGGCGGCTACCGAATTCAGGCGGTCGTCTACCGCGACGGACAGCGAGTCGACAGCGGACAGCGCGAACTCCAAGGGTTGGAGGCGCTCCAGCCACCCTACGCCCAGAGCGACGTGCAGTTCGCCAGCGCCGACGCGCTCCCGCCGGTGGCGTTCTCCATCGCCGAGACGGACGGGAATCGGACGACGCTCGACCTGCAGATGGCGCTGACGAACACGGGCGACGACCAACCGGAGAACCTACGCGTGACGGCGACGCTGCGACAGGCCGACTCGAACATCGTCGCCAACCGCGCGGACGTGGCGGTGGGGTCGATACGGCCGGGACGCACGGAAACCGTCTCGACGCAACTGACCGTGCCCGACGGCTACAACTACTACATCGACGTGGTCCTCTGGAAGGACGGCGTCGTCATCGACAGCGCTCGGGGCGCGGCGAACCTCGACCCCACGGAGACCATCAGCGTCAACGAGACCCAACGCGACGTGGAACTGCGCGTGAGTGACTTCAGCGGCGGGAGCGGGGCGGACCGACCGCGACCCGAAGAGACGGAGATGGCGACTTCCGGCGGCGGCCCCGGCTTCGGCGTCGTCGTCGCCGTCGTGGCGCTTCTGGCCGCCGCCCTACTCGTCCGGAGGCAGACCAATGAGTGA
- a CDS encoding alpha/beta hydrolase: MTATHSRRRFDVATRTLSFESEGTQCRGRLYLPDRPATPPVVVCAPDIAAEQTFGYPAYAERFAQAGYAAFVFDYRGFGESDDADPAGWFGGETHHLVDPAAQVADLQAAIDRVARLDGERRRVALWGYGLGGGHAIRVAANRRVDTVVAVAPFVDGRAFARARSPRYLARATCAGVRDRLADAVGRSNTVPVVGGRDEFGLLPRPTGDAYLDCVPRTSDWRNRTPARSLLALLRYRPLADAADVSSPTLLLAADADDIAPPDAVTAAADRIDRSTYVRLPVGHVDPLGRAFEASVAHQLAFLDDALGD; encoded by the coding sequence GTGACCGCGACACACTCACGCCGTCGCTTCGACGTCGCGACGCGGACGCTCAGTTTCGAGAGCGAGGGGACGCAGTGTCGCGGTCGACTCTATCTCCCGGACCGACCGGCGACACCGCCGGTCGTCGTCTGCGCTCCCGACATCGCCGCCGAGCAGACGTTCGGCTACCCGGCGTACGCCGAGCGATTCGCACAGGCGGGCTACGCCGCCTTCGTCTTCGATTACCGCGGCTTCGGCGAGAGCGACGACGCCGACCCCGCGGGATGGTTCGGCGGCGAAACGCACCACCTCGTCGACCCCGCGGCACAGGTGGCTGACTTGCAGGCGGCAATCGACCGCGTCGCCCGACTCGACGGCGAGCGACGCCGCGTCGCGCTCTGGGGCTACGGACTGGGCGGCGGACACGCGATTCGCGTCGCGGCGAACCGCCGCGTCGACACCGTCGTCGCCGTCGCGCCGTTCGTCGACGGACGGGCGTTCGCCCGCGCTCGCTCGCCCCGCTATCTGGCGCGAGCGACTTGCGCCGGCGTGCGTGACCGCCTCGCGGACGCCGTCGGGCGGTCGAACACCGTTCCCGTCGTCGGCGGACGCGACGAGTTCGGCCTCCTGCCGCGCCCGACCGGCGACGCGTATCTCGACTGCGTGCCGCGGACGAGCGACTGGCGGAATCGGACGCCGGCGCGGTCGCTTCTCGCCTTGCTCCGCTACCGACCGCTCGCCGACGCCGCCGACGTGAGCAGTCCGACGCTCCTGCTAGCCGCCGACGCGGATGACATCGCACCGCCCGACGCCGTCACCGCGGCGGCAGACCGAATCGACCGCTCGACGTACGTCCGCCTGCCGGTCGGGCACGTCGACCCCCTCGGCCGGGCGTTCGAGGCGTCGGTCGCCCACCAACTCGCCTTCCTCGACGACGCCCTCGGCGACTAG
- a CDS encoding SLC13 family permease — MASLSVTADALFVFGVVALALVLFVTEFLPIDVTAIFLMVLLMVFGSDGVVNLSQISATEGVSGFSNPATITVLAMLILSSGISRTGLVQILGRKMTAFAGTNRDRQLLATIGVAGPVSGFINNTPVVAILVPVITDLAHAGKTSPSKLLLPLSYASMFGGMLTLIGTSTNILASDVSARLLGHPFSMFEFTSLGVIVLIAGSLYLMTIGHRLIPERVPVDEDYVTEYAIEEYLTEVVVEPDSPLVGQTVGTAIDSVEFDADILQIVRDGEEYIEPLAQMTVHEGDLLRLRADRDTVSQLADRDTLTLTGSPPQTEAELEPETESAQTLVEVVIPRGSFLAGKSLASSTFRQRYDANVLAFRSRGETVRDHMDRRTIRAGDTLLIQAPPDSIDRLSDNEDFIVAHEPDEPHYRSEKIPHAIAIMAGVIGVAAAPWATLGSALAGVTGVAAFQSLAALSLPILVTALAGVVAMVATGVLDPTEIYDAVEWDVIFLLAGVIPLGMALEQTGGADILGTLVAMTGLVLPPIGVLWVFYLATGIITGVISNNASVVLMLPVAVEAATQIGADPFSFVLAVTFAASTAFITPVGYQTNLFVYGPGGYKFSDYLRVGGPLQLFLSFVTVAGIVVIWGV; from the coding sequence GTGGCGTCGCTCTCGGTGACCGCGGACGCCCTCTTCGTCTTCGGCGTCGTCGCGCTCGCGCTCGTCCTGTTCGTGACGGAATTCCTGCCCATCGACGTGACTGCCATCTTCCTGATGGTGCTGTTGATGGTGTTCGGGAGCGACGGCGTCGTGAATCTCTCTCAAATTTCGGCGACTGAAGGCGTCTCCGGGTTCTCGAACCCCGCGACCATCACCGTCCTCGCGATGCTCATCCTGAGTTCGGGCATCAGTCGCACCGGCCTCGTGCAGATACTTGGCCGCAAGATGACCGCCTTCGCCGGGACGAATCGCGACCGACAGTTGCTCGCCACCATCGGCGTCGCCGGCCCCGTCTCCGGGTTCATCAACAACACGCCCGTCGTCGCCATCCTCGTCCCCGTCATCACCGACCTCGCGCACGCGGGCAAGACCTCTCCCTCGAAGCTCCTCCTCCCGCTCTCGTACGCCTCCATGTTCGGCGGGATGCTCACTCTCATCGGCACCTCGACGAACATCCTCGCCAGCGACGTGTCGGCGCGACTGCTCGGCCACCCCTTCTCCATGTTCGAGTTCACGTCGCTCGGTGTCATCGTCCTCATCGCCGGGAGCCTCTATCTCATGACTATCGGCCACCGCCTCATCCCCGAGCGCGTCCCCGTCGACGAAGACTACGTCACGGAGTACGCAATCGAGGAGTATCTGACCGAAGTGGTCGTCGAACCCGACTCGCCGCTCGTCGGTCAGACGGTCGGCACCGCCATCGACAGCGTCGAATTCGACGCCGACATCCTCCAAATCGTCCGCGACGGCGAGGAGTACATCGAACCGCTCGCGCAGATGACCGTCCACGAGGGCGACCTACTTCGCCTCCGTGCCGACCGCGACACTGTCAGCCAACTAGCTGACCGCGATACGCTCACGCTCACCGGCAGTCCGCCACAGACCGAGGCGGAACTCGAACCCGAGACGGAGTCCGCCCAGACGCTGGTCGAAGTCGTCATCCCGCGTGGCTCCTTCCTCGCCGGCAAGTCCCTCGCGAGTTCCACGTTCCGCCAGCGTTACGACGCGAACGTCCTCGCCTTCCGGAGTCGGGGCGAGACCGTCCGCGACCACATGGACCGCCGCACGATTCGCGCGGGCGACACGCTCCTCATTCAGGCGCCGCCCGACAGCATCGACCGCCTCTCCGACAACGAGGACTTCATCGTCGCCCACGAACCCGACGAACCCCACTACCGTTCCGAGAAGATTCCCCACGCCATCGCCATCATGGCCGGCGTCATCGGCGTCGCCGCCGCGCCGTGGGCCACCCTCGGCTCCGCGCTCGCGGGCGTCACCGGCGTCGCCGCCTTCCAGTCGCTCGCGGCACTCTCGCTTCCCATCCTCGTCACCGCCCTCGCGGGCGTCGTCGCCATGGTCGCCACGGGCGTCCTCGACCCGACCGAAATCTACGACGCCGTCGAGTGGGATGTCATCTTCCTCCTCGCTGGCGTCATTCCGCTCGGCATGGCACTCGAACAGACCGGCGGCGCCGATATCCTCGGAACCCTCGTCGCCATGACGGGGCTCGTCCTCCCGCCCATCGGCGTCCTCTGGGTGTTCTACCTTGCGACGGGAATCATCACCGGCGTCATCTCGAACAACGCGAGCGTCGTGTTGATGCTCCCCGTCGCCGTCGAAGCGGCGACCCAGATAGGGGCGGACCCGTTCTCGTTCGTCCTCGCCGTCACCTTCGCGGCGTCGACAGCCTTCATTACGCCGGTCGGCTACCAGACCAACCTCTTCGTCTACGGCCCCGGCGGCTACAAGTTCTCGGACTACCTCCGCGTCGGCGGCCCCCTCCAACTCTTCCTGTCGTTCGTCACCGTCGCCGGCATCGTCGTGATTTGGGGCGTGTGA
- a CDS encoding BtpA/SgcQ family protein gives MDTEHVFGVATPVVGMVHLPPLPESPQFDADAGRAALHEAARRDAERLESGGVDAVLVENFGDAPFYPESVPQSVVADLTALVDTVRATTDLPVGVNVLRNDGPAAMAVAAATGASFVRSNVHVGARVADQGVLEGRAHETMRTRDRLDADVRVLADVDVKHSVPLGAETSMLGDAVERGLADGIVVSGSGTGQSTEREAVRAAVDERDALGLDVPVFVGSGVTAETVAETLSIADGVIVGSAFEEGGEAGNPVSVDRVERFVDAAEAGR, from the coding sequence ATGGACACGGAACACGTCTTCGGCGTCGCCACCCCCGTCGTGGGGATGGTGCATCTCCCGCCACTGCCCGAATCGCCGCAGTTCGACGCGGACGCGGGGCGCGCTGCACTCCACGAGGCGGCCCGTCGCGACGCGGAACGTCTCGAATCCGGCGGCGTCGACGCCGTTCTGGTCGAGAACTTCGGTGACGCACCCTTCTACCCCGAATCGGTGCCGCAGAGCGTCGTCGCCGACCTGACTGCGCTGGTCGACACCGTGCGGGCGACGACCGACCTGCCGGTCGGGGTGAACGTCCTCCGCAACGACGGCCCGGCGGCGATGGCCGTCGCCGCCGCGACCGGTGCGTCGTTCGTCCGGAGCAACGTCCACGTCGGCGCGCGCGTCGCCGACCAAGGTGTGTTGGAGGGGCGCGCCCACGAGACGATGCGGACGCGTGACCGCCTCGATGCGGACGTGCGAGTGCTCGCCGACGTGGACGTGAAGCATTCGGTCCCGCTGGGGGCGGAGACGTCGATGCTCGGCGACGCCGTCGAACGCGGCCTCGCCGACGGAATCGTGGTGAGTGGCTCGGGAACGGGACAGTCGACCGAACGCGAGGCCGTCCGGGCGGCGGTGGACGAACGCGACGCACTCGGCCTCGACGTGCCGGTGTTCGTCGGGAGCGGCGTGACCGCCGAGACAGTCGCAGAGACGCTCTCGATTGCCGACGGCGTCATCGTCGGCAGCGCGTTCGAGGAGGGCGGCGAAGCCGGCAATCCGGTGTCGGTCGACCGCGTCGAGCGATTCGTCGACGCCGCGGAGGCGGGGCGGTAG